The Pygocentrus nattereri isolate fPygNat1 chromosome 4, fPygNat1.pri, whole genome shotgun sequence genome includes a window with the following:
- the gje1 gene encoding gap junction epsilon-1 protein, protein MNSSPPGLRLLRPPTVIGQFHTLFFGSVRMFFLGVLGFAVYGNEALHFSCDPDKRELNLYCYNQFRPITPQVFWALQLVTVLVPGAVFHLYAACKNIDQEEILQRPTYTVFYIISVLLRIVLEVVAFWLQSHLFGFQVHPLFMCDASALEKMFNVTRCMVPEHVEKTIFLSAMYTFTIITILLCVAEIFEILCRKLGFLSQPVT, encoded by the exons ATGAACAGCTCTCCGCCCGGACTGCGGCTG CTCAGGCCTCCGACAGTGATAGGCCAGTTCCACACGCTGTTCTTCGGCTCTGTGCGCATGTTCTTTCTCGGGGTCCTTGGATTCGCCGTCTATGGCAATGAGGCCCTCCATTTCAGCTGCGATCCAGACAAAAGAGAGTTAAACCTCTACTGTTACAACCAGTTCAGGCCTATAACCCCTCAG GTGTTCTGGGCATTGCAGCTGGTTACTGTACTGGTGCCAGGGGCTGTGTTCCATCTCTATGCTGCCTGTAAAAATATTGACCAGGAGGAAATCCTTCAACGGCCCACTTACACGGTCTTTTACATCATATCTGTCCTGTTGCGGATCGTTCTGGAGGTCGTAGCGTTTTGGCTCCAAAGCCACCTCTTTGGATTCCAGGTTCACCCTCTTTTCATGTGTGACGCCAGTGCCCTCGAGAAGATGTTCAACGTCACCAGGTGTATGGTTCCTGAGCATGTGGAGAAGACCATCTTCCTCAGCGCAATGTACAccttcaccatcatcaccatacTGCTCTGTGTTGCTGAGATTTTTGAGATCCTCTGTCGAAAGCTGGGCTTCTTAAGCCAACCGGTGACTTGA